Proteins encoded together in one Lathyrus oleraceus cultivar Zhongwan6 chromosome 5, CAAS_Psat_ZW6_1.0, whole genome shotgun sequence window:
- the LOC127085628 gene encoding uncharacterized protein LOC127085628 produces MELQTLCCAFPSQPLQLSNHHHRRVSNHQFHSFHFNSSNTLLRHQRQKFAFEKASKWLKGVGFNKFQRTLVHASDSTVNGALEVESVQSSSVPVNVVEVEPFHGKSGSVSFYGLTHQSVEEGKLESAPIKQDESSYFWVWGPIAFISSLILPQFFIGTVVEAFFNGFILKDIVTSISSEALFYIGLATFLGVADRVQRPYLQYSSKTWGLITGLKGYLTSAFLTMGLKITVPLLLLYVSWSVVRMAAVVAIAPFVVGCFVQFAFERYLEKRGSSCWPLVPIIFEVYRLYQLTKAATFADKLMYSMKDLPASPEVLERSGTLFGMMVIFQLLGIVCLWSLMTFLLRLFPSRPVAENY; encoded by the exons ATGGAACTTCAAACTCTTTGTTGCGCTTTTCCTTCTCAACCACTTCAGTTATCCAATCATCATCATCGTCGTGTGAGTAATCATCAATTTCACTCATTCCATTTCAATTCTTCAAACACTCTACTCAGACATCAGAGACAGAAATTTGCGTTTGAAAAAGCATCCAAAT GGTTAAAAGGGGTGGGGTTTAACAAATTTCAAAGGACTCTTGTACATGCTTCTGATTCCACTGTAAATGGTGCTTTGGAAGTTGAATCAGTTCAAAGTTCTAGTGTTCCTGTTAATGTGGTGGAAGTGGAACCGTTTCATGGTAAATCAGGTTCTGTGTCTTTTTATGGGTTGACACACCAGTCTGTTGAAGAAGGGAAATTGGAATCTGCTCCAATCAAACAAGACGAGAGCTCTTACTTCTGGGTATGGGGTCCTATTGCATTCATATCATCTTTGATTCTGCCACAGTTCTTCATTGGCACTGTTGTTGAGGCTTTTTTTAATGGTTTTATTTTAAAAG ATATTGTAACTTCAATCTCTTCCGAGGCACTGTTCTATATCGGACTTGCAACATTTTTGGGGGTGGCTGATCGTGTCCAGAGGCCATATTTGCAGTACAGCTCTAAAACATGGGGTCTCATCACTGGCCTCAAAGGATACTTAACATCTGCTTTCCTCACAATGGGTTTGAAGATTACTGTTCCTCTCCTTCTTTTGTACGTGAGCTGGTCTGTGGTTCGCATGGCCGCTGTTGTTGCTATAGCTCCCTTCGTAGTTGGCTGTTTCGTTCAATTTGCATTTGAGAGATATTTGGAAAAGCGCGGGTCGTCGTGCTGGCCTCTAGTTCCTATTATATTTGAG GTATACAGACTTTATCAGCTTACAAAAGCCGCTACCTTCGCTGATAAGTTGATGTACTCTATGAAGGACCTACCAGCGTCACCTGAAGTACTAGAACGAAGTGGAACTTTGTTTGGAATGATGGTGATCTTCCAGTTACTGGGAATTGTGTGCCTTTGGTCATTGATGACTTTTCTTTTGAGGCTATTCCCTTCTAGGCCAGTAGCAGAAAATTACTGA